The genomic region TGTAAGCACCGATGATGCCTCTATTGATGGAAAACAATTTAACCTAAGTTCAAAGATGCTTGGGAGAATTAGTAAAATTAATGTCAAAGAAGGTGATAAAGTTAATGCAGGTGATATCCTTATAGAACTTGACTCTACAGATCTTAAAGCCCAGCAAACACAGGCACAAGCCTCTTTGGTTTATGCCCGTAAAAACCTACTACTTGCACAAATCAATCAAGATAAAGCTAGTGATGACTATGACAGAATAAAAGGTCTATACAAAAGTGGAGCCACTACAAAAGAAAGCTATGATCATGCAGTAAGCGCTTTAGAGGCAGCAAAGGCACAATACAATGTAATGCAAGCCCAGGTTGACACTTCCCAAGCTCAGATTGGGGTCATAGAAGCTCAGCTGATGAACACCAGAATTCCTTCACAAATAGATGGAATTATAGATACCATTGAACAGGAAGAAGGAGACGTGGTTCAACCCAGCCAAACCATCTTAACAGTTAATAATTTGGATAAACTTTGGGTTATAGCCAATATAAAAGAAACAAAGATCAACCGAATAAAGGAAGGTGCAACAGTAAGAATTACTGTTGATGCCCTCCCCCACCAAACACTATTGGGATCAGTGGACAAGGTTTATCCCGGGATCGTGGCTCCTGCCTTTCAAATTGGTGAATTTACCAAAACGACTCAAAGAGTACCTGTAAAGATTCAATTCCATAATATTCCTTC from Spirochaeta cellobiosiphila DSM 17781 harbors:
- a CDS encoding HlyD family secretion protein encodes the protein MEKEKKGRKEPKIVSRIIVIIVVLAVAAWGITKTIDTLKYVSTDDASIDGKQFNLSSKMLGRISKINVKEGDKVNAGDILIELDSTDLKAQQTQAQASLVYARKNLLLAQINQDKASDDYDRIKGLYKSGATTKESYDHAVSALEAAKAQYNVMQAQVDTSQAQIGVIEAQLMNTRIPSQIDGIIDTIEQEEGDVVQPSQTILTVNNLDKLWVIANIKETKINRIKEGATVRITVDALPHQTLLGSVDKVYPGIVAPAFQIGEFTKTTQRVPVKIQFHNIPSDFQLLPGLSVEVKVEGKAQLF